One region of Chitinivorax sp. B genomic DNA includes:
- a CDS encoding TonB-dependent receptor has translation MCGLVSQPVWSTQHQSDSILDLSLEQLGNIEVTSISKKSERLADAAAAIYVITNDEIRRAGVFTLPEALRLAPNLQVARISAFDYAISARGFNGGNANKLLVMIDGRTIYSPLHSLVFWDAQDVMLEDVERIEVISGPAGTVWGINAVNGVINIITKSANDTKGNLAQLQAGQSGDSFSARHGGVLEAGGYRLYAKAFGIPNSVRGGGAVYDDTWRHWQGGFRTDLLRDATQMTIQGDIYRDVIKREMADHARNQGGNLQARWQRKFDSGATLHIQGYYDYTKRYTPGVYAQRLNMADVDVQYAFSADQDKQWIVGGGYRVADDKVVNSALLAFMPAQRTLQWANLFVQHERPVAQDVRLIAGTKAEYNSYTHIEWLPNLKLAWRATPKSLLWTSVSRAVRAPSRVEVDFYVPGQPPFVLLGGPNFRSEVANTLDFGWRFQGHRIGLTAVAFTGNYKRLRSADLQPGGRTIEWGNALHGRVSGLEGWATYEVRENLSVDVSGVWLRERFSGVDVSQMPPGNDPRTQWKLGATWRLDDSKSLTVKVRHVGALPAPHVPSYTTLDAHLGWRLSPTVELGLSGRNLTDPRHPEFLSRATPDTSVIQVKRAVDLVVTVRF, from the coding sequence ATGTGTGGGCTTGTCAGCCAGCCGGTATGGTCTACGCAGCATCAATCGGACTCGATACTGGATTTGTCGCTTGAGCAACTGGGCAATATCGAGGTCACATCCATCTCCAAAAAATCTGAGCGTCTGGCGGATGCTGCTGCTGCAATTTATGTAATCACCAATGATGAAATTCGTCGTGCTGGCGTGTTTACCTTACCTGAGGCATTAAGGTTGGCGCCTAACCTACAGGTGGCACGCATCAGTGCGTTCGATTATGCCATCAGTGCCCGTGGGTTCAATGGTGGCAATGCGAACAAGCTGCTGGTGATGATTGATGGCCGAACCATCTATTCACCGCTGCACTCCCTGGTATTTTGGGATGCACAAGACGTCATGCTGGAGGATGTCGAGCGCATTGAGGTCATTAGTGGCCCGGCCGGTACCGTATGGGGGATCAACGCAGTCAATGGTGTCATCAACATCATTACCAAGTCGGCCAATGACACCAAGGGCAACTTGGCGCAACTACAGGCAGGGCAGAGCGGGGATAGCTTTTCCGCCCGCCATGGTGGTGTATTGGAAGCTGGTGGCTACCGGCTATATGCCAAGGCCTTTGGCATTCCGAATAGTGTTCGAGGCGGTGGTGCCGTTTACGATGACACATGGCGGCACTGGCAGGGTGGGTTTCGTACTGATCTGTTACGCGATGCCACGCAGATGACGATACAGGGAGATATTTACCGTGATGTGATCAAGCGGGAGATGGCAGATCACGCACGTAACCAGGGTGGCAATTTGCAAGCGCGTTGGCAGCGAAAGTTCGATAGTGGCGCTACCTTACACATCCAAGGTTATTACGACTATACAAAGCGCTATACCCCGGGCGTTTATGCCCAGCGTTTGAATATGGCGGATGTGGACGTGCAGTATGCTTTTTCAGCCGACCAGGATAAGCAATGGATCGTTGGGGGAGGGTATCGCGTGGCGGATGACAAAGTGGTGAATTCAGCCCTGCTGGCTTTCATGCCGGCACAGCGCACATTGCAGTGGGCCAATTTGTTTGTGCAGCATGAGCGACCCGTGGCGCAAGATGTACGGCTAATTGCGGGTACCAAGGCGGAGTACAACAGTTATACGCATATTGAGTGGTTACCCAATCTGAAGCTGGCATGGCGGGCAACACCCAAGAGTCTGCTTTGGACATCAGTTTCCCGTGCAGTCCGAGCACCTTCCCGGGTTGAAGTGGATTTTTATGTGCCTGGTCAACCGCCTTTCGTGTTGTTGGGCGGGCCGAATTTCCGTTCCGAAGTGGCTAATACCCTGGACTTTGGCTGGCGATTTCAGGGGCATCGGATTGGTCTGACGGCAGTTGCATTTACCGGGAATTACAAAAGATTGCGTAGTGCGGATCTGCAGCCGGGCGGCCGTACCATTGAGTGGGGTAATGCGTTACATGGACGGGTCAGTGGCTTGGAAGGATGGGCCACCTATGAAGTAAGGGAAAACCTCTCAGTTGATGTCAGTGGCGTATGGTTACGCGAGCGTTTCAGTGGTGTGGATGTTTCGCAAATGCCGCCGGGAAATGACCCTCGAACCCAGTGGAAGCTGGGTGCAACATGGCGTCTGGATGACAGTAAGTCGCTGACGGTCAAGGTACGCCATGTTGGGGCATTACCCGCGCCACATGTTCCTTCCTACACAACGCTTGATGCGCATCTGGGTTGGCGTTTATCGCCAACGGTTGAACTTGGTTTGAGTGGTCGCAACCTGACCGATCCGCGTCATCCGGAATTTTTATCACGAGCTACGCCTGACACCAGCGTCATTCAGGTCAAGCGGGCTGTCGATCTGGTCGTCACAGTGAGGTTTTGA
- a CDS encoding response regulator → MAIRLRSIRHKLLLLVVIANVCTLLAAGGALLYHDLTEARAKTVDQLTVLANILGQGSATALEFDDAKVATDNLQQLRANPNILGAALYRANGKLFARYIREGVRVAEIPAVPALDGHRFDNDELILFKRVVIGAEIIGTVYLRERYVLSQWLQDYLVILGGVLLASMLLGLAVYSQLERWISEPIQAVSTVARQVMAQRNFHLRAIKTTEDEIGQLADAFNGMLQTLEHEMTERSHAENAVRTLNAELEQRVAERTTALQVANQELVVRTEEAESANRAKADFLANMSHEIRTPMNAVLGLAYLLDQKPLDNDSAELVKKIRGAGRSLQSIINDILDVSKIDAGRLEIEHTPFRLTDVLDDLASIMGANLGNKDLELVIAPPPEIGVQLLGDALRLEQILINLTGNAIKFTESGSVKVGITLLAREDNTVTLRFSVADTGIGIPLEKQTQIFNAFSQADTSTTRRFGGTGLGLTICRHLVNKMGGDIGVISVPGKGSEFWFTIKVDLAEAKQYAPPELANLDVLIADDSEIARENLVLTARSIGWAPIQAESGEIAIQKMAAKASESHGFDVLLLDWKMPGLDGLAVAKSIRQSLGEQTAPIVLMVTAFSREELLKQSDINVVDGVLSKPVTGSSLYNSVAEALRRRWRDGQCQLSQSGHDKRLTGISVLVVDDSEINREVASRILQSEGATVSLAPDGKAAIDWLLSHSSDVDVVLMDVQMPVMDGYEATRQLRETLHLYTLPVIALT, encoded by the coding sequence GTGGCGATTCGACTTCGATCGATAAGGCACAAATTGCTGTTACTGGTAGTGATTGCCAATGTGTGCACATTACTGGCGGCTGGTGGTGCACTGCTGTACCACGATCTGACCGAGGCACGTGCCAAGACGGTAGATCAACTGACGGTTCTGGCCAATATTCTGGGACAGGGGTCTGCTACTGCATTGGAATTTGATGATGCCAAAGTGGCGACAGATAACCTGCAGCAATTGCGTGCCAACCCCAATATTCTGGGTGCCGCCTTGTACCGTGCAAATGGCAAGTTGTTTGCACGCTACATCAGGGAGGGTGTCAGGGTTGCTGAAATACCTGCTGTCCCGGCATTGGACGGTCATCGATTCGATAATGACGAGTTGATCCTGTTCAAGCGCGTCGTCATCGGCGCTGAAATCATCGGTACGGTCTATCTACGTGAGCGATATGTCCTGTCGCAATGGTTACAGGACTATCTGGTCATTCTGGGGGGGGTCTTGCTGGCAAGTATGCTGCTGGGGCTGGCCGTGTATTCTCAGCTGGAGCGCTGGATCTCAGAGCCGATTCAGGCGGTCAGCACCGTGGCACGTCAAGTCATGGCACAACGTAATTTCCACTTACGTGCCATTAAAACCACTGAAGATGAAATTGGCCAGTTGGCCGATGCATTCAATGGCATGCTGCAGACGCTTGAGCATGAGATGACAGAGCGTAGTCACGCCGAGAATGCAGTACGCACTTTGAATGCCGAATTAGAACAGCGTGTGGCAGAACGTACCACCGCGTTGCAGGTCGCCAATCAGGAATTGGTCGTTCGAACGGAGGAGGCCGAGTCGGCTAATCGCGCCAAGGCAGATTTTCTGGCCAATATGAGTCATGAGATCCGAACACCCATGAATGCTGTTCTGGGATTGGCTTATCTGCTTGATCAAAAACCACTGGACAACGACTCTGCCGAGTTGGTCAAGAAGATACGTGGAGCAGGCCGTTCGTTGCAATCCATCATCAATGACATCCTGGACGTCTCCAAAATCGATGCCGGCCGGTTGGAGATTGAGCATACGCCATTCCGTCTGACTGATGTGCTGGACGACTTGGCGAGCATCATGGGGGCCAACTTGGGCAACAAGGATCTGGAGCTGGTCATTGCCCCTCCACCGGAAATCGGTGTGCAGTTACTGGGTGACGCGTTGCGTCTGGAGCAGATTTTGATCAACCTGACTGGCAATGCCATCAAGTTCACCGAGAGCGGGTCTGTCAAAGTGGGCATCACCTTGCTGGCGCGCGAAGACAATACCGTCACGTTGAGATTTTCCGTTGCCGATACCGGGATCGGTATCCCGCTGGAAAAGCAAACCCAGATCTTCAACGCGTTTTCACAAGCGGATACGTCGACCACGCGCCGGTTTGGTGGTACTGGGTTGGGGCTGACTATCTGCCGGCATCTGGTCAATAAAATGGGGGGCGACATCGGCGTGATCAGCGTGCCCGGAAAAGGGAGTGAATTCTGGTTCACCATCAAAGTGGATCTGGCAGAGGCCAAGCAGTATGCCCCGCCGGAATTGGCAAATCTTGATGTGCTGATTGCGGATGACAGCGAAATCGCACGTGAAAATCTGGTACTGACAGCACGCTCCATCGGCTGGGCCCCGATTCAGGCCGAATCAGGCGAGATTGCCATCCAAAAGATGGCCGCCAAGGCGAGTGAAAGTCATGGTTTCGATGTATTACTTCTGGATTGGAAAATGCCTGGCCTGGATGGCTTGGCCGTGGCCAAATCGATCAGGCAGTCACTTGGTGAGCAAACTGCACCGATTGTATTGATGGTGACCGCTTTTTCACGTGAGGAATTGTTGAAACAATCCGATATCAATGTGGTTGATGGCGTGTTGAGTAAGCCTGTCACCGGTTCCTCACTTTACAACAGTGTGGCCGAGGCGTTACGACGGCGCTGGCGTGATGGTCAATGCCAACTTTCGCAATCTGGGCATGACAAACGGTTGACCGGGATCAGTGTGCTGGTTGTGGATGATAGCGAGATCAATCGTGAAGTGG
- a CDS encoding YfiR family protein has product MCQRLLLLMLVCATGPSAMALNEPDLEHQIKAAYLYKFLGYVEWPSTAFAQLGAPVIIGVIGADAVATELGRLKSGRLVNNRAIEVKQLRTDDSIAGVHVLYIAQQEASNLKRLLSAIQAQPVLTITDSAGGLDFGSVINFVPVDNRVRFEVSVVHAERSGLKVSARLLAVAQRIETGRP; this is encoded by the coding sequence ATGTGCCAGCGTCTGCTCTTGTTGATGTTGGTATGTGCTACTGGCCCGTCGGCGATGGCATTGAATGAACCGGATCTGGAGCATCAGATCAAGGCTGCCTATCTGTATAAGTTTCTGGGCTATGTCGAATGGCCATCTACCGCCTTTGCTCAATTGGGGGCGCCTGTCATCATCGGCGTCATTGGAGCCGATGCAGTGGCAACTGAACTGGGTAGGCTGAAATCTGGCCGGTTGGTCAACAATCGGGCCATTGAGGTCAAGCAACTCAGGACAGATGACTCGATCGCCGGTGTGCACGTGTTGTATATCGCCCAACAGGAAGCCAGCAATTTGAAAAGGTTGTTGAGTGCCATTCAAGCCCAGCCTGTTTTGACGATTACCGACTCTGCCGGTGGCTTGGATTTTGGAAGTGTCATCAACTTTGTACCAGTTGATAATCGGGTCCGTTTTGAGGTTTCCGTTGTTCACGCAGAGCGCAGTGGGCTTAAGGTCAGTGCCCGGTTGCTGGCGGTTGCGCAACGTATCGAAACAGGGAGGCCATGA